The uncultured Hyphomonas sp. genome includes a window with the following:
- the nuoL gene encoding NADH-quinone oxidoreductase subunit L: protein MLPDALLLFIVLAPGLVALTGLVHKIIGDKIVMYATTGVVLTAGALSLFQLFAYAASVGGHGGDAHGAAEHGHAITQHIITLMPWINVGDFHANWAIRVDTLSIVMMAVITGVSGLVHLYSWGYMSEDPHKARFFAYLSLFTFTMLMLVTADNFIQLFFGWEGVGLASYLLIGFWYQNKAPNDASIKAFVTNRVGDFGLALGIMAVFCIYGTVEFAPFMEALRENAMVTPIAFADPAPAREVIMTFLGQRVWAVEVIGVLLFIGAMGKSAQFFLHVWLPDAMEGPTPVSALIHAATMVTAGVYLVCLLSPLYEYTLVAAGMITVVGAVTALYAATVGMAQNDIKRVIAYSTCSQLGYMFFAAGVGAYEAAMFHLFTHAFFKALLFLGAGSVIHGMHHEQDMRKMGGLAKFMPLTYAAMMVGTIAIIGLGIPHTKLGFAGFFSKDAILESAFASGMEHVAFGQMAFWFGIVAAFLTSFYSWRLIYMTFHGPKVWENAHEDDHAHAHDTHDDHAHDDHGHDHTPHESPAVMLIPLGLLSLGAIFSGFFFYNYFVDHSNEAFWAGAIYRAAENHVLHARHEVPEWVIYAPLIVTLGGLLLATMTYLFNRGVGKRIADSGGPLYSLFYNKWYFDEIYNATLVRGAAFLGNIFWKADKKVIDGAGADGMTALTLLSARRLSAMHTGRLYHYAFIIIGAALVFGALMWLNAGGAH from the coding sequence ATGCTTCCTGACGCACTCCTCCTCTTTATTGTTCTTGCACCGGGCCTCGTGGCTCTGACCGGCCTGGTTCACAAGATCATTGGCGACAAGATCGTCATGTACGCGACCACCGGCGTTGTTCTGACGGCTGGTGCACTGTCGCTGTTCCAGCTGTTTGCCTATGCAGCCAGTGTCGGCGGACATGGCGGTGATGCTCATGGCGCGGCGGAACATGGCCATGCCATTACCCAGCACATCATCACGTTGATGCCCTGGATCAATGTTGGCGATTTCCACGCCAACTGGGCCATCCGGGTCGACACACTGTCCATCGTCATGATGGCCGTGATCACCGGCGTGTCCGGCCTCGTGCACCTCTATTCCTGGGGCTATATGAGCGAGGACCCGCACAAGGCGCGCTTCTTCGCTTACCTGTCGCTCTTCACCTTCACCATGCTGATGCTGGTGACGGCTGACAACTTCATCCAGCTCTTTTTCGGCTGGGAAGGCGTGGGCCTCGCCTCTTACCTGCTGATCGGTTTCTGGTACCAGAACAAGGCGCCGAACGACGCCTCCATCAAGGCCTTCGTGACGAACCGCGTGGGCGACTTCGGTCTCGCGCTCGGCATCATGGCTGTGTTCTGCATCTACGGGACGGTTGAGTTCGCACCCTTCATGGAAGCGCTGCGTGAGAATGCCATGGTGACGCCGATTGCCTTTGCCGATCCGGCACCGGCGCGCGAAGTCATCATGACCTTCCTCGGCCAACGCGTCTGGGCCGTCGAAGTAATTGGCGTGCTGCTGTTCATCGGCGCGATGGGCAAATCGGCCCAGTTCTTCCTGCACGTCTGGCTGCCGGACGCGATGGAAGGCCCGACGCCTGTTTCCGCTCTGATCCACGCCGCGACCATGGTCACCGCGGGTGTCTATCTCGTCTGCCTCCTGTCGCCACTGTATGAATACACGCTCGTCGCCGCCGGCATGATCACCGTGGTGGGCGCTGTGACGGCACTCTACGCCGCGACCGTCGGCATGGCGCAGAACGACATCAAGCGGGTGATTGCCTATTCGACCTGTTCGCAGCTCGGCTACATGTTCTTCGCGGCGGGTGTCGGCGCCTATGAGGCGGCGATGTTCCACCTCTTCACGCACGCCTTCTTCAAGGCGCTTCTGTTCCTCGGCGCGGGTTCCGTGATCCACGGCATGCACCATGAGCAGGACATGCGTAAAATGGGCGGACTCGCGAAGTTCATGCCGCTGACCTATGCGGCCATGATGGTCGGTACGATCGCCATTATCGGCCTTGGTATTCCGCACACGAAACTTGGCTTTGCCGGCTTCTTCTCGAAGGATGCGATCCTGGAAAGCGCCTTCGCAAGCGGCATGGAGCATGTTGCTTTCGGCCAGATGGCTTTCTGGTTCGGTATCGTCGCGGCCTTCCTGACCAGCTTCTACTCCTGGCGCCTCATCTACATGACGTTCCATGGACCGAAGGTATGGGAAAATGCCCATGAGGACGATCATGCCCACGCGCATGATACCCATGACGATCACGCTCACGACGACCATGGCCATGATCACACGCCGCATGAGAGCCCCGCGGTCATGCTCATTCCGCTCGGCTTGCTGAGCCTTGGCGCGATTTTCTCGGGCTTCTTCTTCTACAACTACTTCGTCGACCATTCGAACGAAGCCTTCTGGGCAGGCGCGATCTATCGTGCGGCAGAGAACCATGTTCTCCACGCCCGTCACGAAGTGCCGGAGTGGGTGATCTATGCCCCGCTGATCGTCACGCTGGGCGGTCTCCTGCTGGCAACAATGACCTACCTCTTTAATCGCGGCGTCGGGAAGCGTATCGCCGACAGTGGCGGCCCGCTTTATTCGCTGTTCTACAACAAGTGGTACTTCGACGAGATCTACAACGCGACGCTGGTGCGGGGCGCGGCCTTCCTCGGCAATATCTTCTGGAAAGCCGACAAGAAGGTCATCGACGGTGCCGGCGCTGACGGCATGACCGCGCTGACGCTGCTGAGTGCCCGCCGCCTGTCGGCCATGCACACCGGCCGTCTGTATCACTATGCATTCATTATTATTGGCGCAGCCCTCGTCTTCGGGGCGCTCATGTGGCTGAACGCCGGAGGGGCACACTAA
- the nuoI gene encoding NADH-quinone oxidoreductase subunit NuoI: MSLAQTIRGALLTDFLGAFWLATLEMFRRKATVNYPFEKNPLSPRFRGEHALRRYASGEERCIACKLCEAICPAQAITIEAEPREDGARRTTRYDIDMVKCIYCGFCQEACPVDAIVEGPNFEFATETREELFYDKDRLLANGDRWERLIAKNLELDAPYR, from the coding sequence ATGAGCCTCGCGCAGACCATTCGCGGCGCGCTGCTGACCGATTTCCTCGGGGCCTTCTGGCTGGCCACCTTGGAAATGTTCCGCCGCAAGGCCACGGTGAACTATCCGTTCGAGAAGAACCCGCTGTCGCCGCGCTTCCGCGGGGAGCACGCCCTGCGCCGCTATGCATCCGGCGAAGAGCGCTGCATCGCCTGTAAGCTTTGCGAAGCGATCTGTCCGGCACAGGCCATCACGATCGAGGCCGAGCCGCGCGAAGACGGCGCCCGCCGTACGACCCGTTACGACATCGACATGGTGAAGTGCATCTATTGCGGCTTCTGTCAGGAAGCCTGCCCCGTGGACGCCATCGTCGAAGGACCGAATTTCGAATTCGCGACCGAAACCCGCGAGGAGCTGTTCTATGACAAGGACCGCCTGCTCGCGAATGGCGACCGCTGGGAACGGCTGATCGCCAAGAACCTGGAACTTGATGCGCCTTATCGCTGA
- a CDS encoding biotin--[acetyl-CoA-carboxylase] ligase has translation MNQAWPVHRYDTIDSTNTEARRRAQAGSFENCWILADEQTAGRGRLQRNWASPKGNIFTTVLFREPGGIQVAGRIPFAAALAVSDTALDYAPGADVRLKWPNDVRVNKAKLSGILIETGQDAQGLWVIAGMGVNVAQVPPEAGQAATCLSDLSGGQGLDHIEVFGSLTRHFMTRLAQARDGFGPVRTDWLKRAEGLGGKVRVSPGGVAIEGIFEDMAPDGGLILRLPDGSRQTIRAGDVHLIGEV, from the coding sequence TTGAACCAAGCCTGGCCAGTCCATCGCTACGATACGATAGACAGCACCAATACTGAGGCCCGGCGCAGGGCTCAGGCGGGCAGTTTCGAGAATTGCTGGATCCTCGCGGACGAACAGACCGCAGGCCGGGGCAGGCTGCAGCGGAACTGGGCTTCGCCGAAGGGCAACATCTTTACGACGGTCCTGTTCCGGGAGCCGGGCGGCATTCAGGTTGCCGGCCGAATCCCGTTTGCTGCGGCGCTGGCGGTTAGTGATACAGCGCTGGACTATGCGCCGGGCGCCGATGTGCGCCTGAAATGGCCGAATGACGTACGTGTGAACAAAGCCAAACTTTCCGGCATTTTGATCGAAACAGGTCAGGATGCGCAGGGGCTCTGGGTGATCGCTGGTATGGGCGTGAACGTCGCACAGGTGCCGCCGGAAGCGGGCCAGGCGGCGACGTGCCTCTCAGACCTGTCAGGCGGGCAAGGCCTTGATCATATTGAAGTATTCGGTTCCCTTACACGTCATTTCATGACCCGCCTGGCGCAGGCGCGTGACGGCTTCGGTCCGGTCCGGACGGATTGGCTGAAGCGGGCCGAAGGGCTTGGCGGCAAGGTCCGTGTTTCGCCTGGCGGCGTGGCCATTGAAGGCATCTTCGAGGATATGGCGCCGGATGGCGGGCTGATCCTCAGATTGCCGGATGGATCGCGACAGACCATAAGGGCCGGCGACGTACATCTTATTGGAGAGGTCTGA
- a CDS encoding type III pantothenate kinase produces the protein MLLAIDVGNTNTVFGIHDDKEWVNQWRSATDPTKTADDHAAWLWRLADMHGADLSLINGCVISTVVPQAVFNFRNLARRYLNVEPMFIGDPNLKTGMEIRIRRPEQVGADRIVSALGAHKKYPGNLIVIDSGTATTFDVVAEDGAFEGGIISPGVNLSVKALHDAAAQLPRIAIQRPPHVIGQDTISAMQSGVFWGYIDLIDGLVNRIKEEYGKPMSVVATGGVASLFEGASETINHYDQDLLIRGLLEIYRLNK, from the coding sequence ATGCTGCTCGCTATCGACGTTGGCAACACGAATACGGTCTTCGGCATCCATGACGACAAGGAATGGGTGAACCAGTGGCGGAGTGCCACCGATCCGACCAAGACCGCTGACGATCACGCCGCCTGGCTGTGGCGCCTCGCAGACATGCATGGCGCCGATCTCAGCCTGATCAATGGCTGTGTGATCTCGACCGTTGTGCCGCAGGCCGTGTTCAACTTCCGCAACCTTGCCCGCCGCTACCTGAATGTGGAGCCGATGTTCATCGGCGATCCGAACCTCAAGACGGGTATGGAAATCCGTATCCGCCGGCCGGAGCAGGTCGGGGCGGACCGTATTGTCAGTGCCCTCGGCGCGCACAAGAAGTATCCGGGAAACCTGATCGTCATCGACAGCGGCACGGCCACGACATTCGATGTCGTCGCTGAAGACGGCGCGTTCGAAGGCGGCATCATTTCGCCGGGGGTCAACCTGTCAGTGAAGGCTCTGCACGATGCGGCAGCTCAGCTACCGCGCATTGCGATCCAGCGCCCACCGCATGTGATTGGTCAGGACACGATTTCGGCCATGCAGTCCGGCGTGTTCTGGGGCTATATCGACCTGATCGACGGCCTCGTGAACCGGATCAAGGAAGAGTATGGCAAGCCGATGAGCGTTGTTGCCACCGGCGGTGTGGCCTCTCTGTTTGAAGGCGCCAGCGAAACCATCAATCATTATGACCAGGACCTCCTGATCCGGGGGCTTCTGGAAATATACCGCCTCAATAAATAG
- the nuoH gene encoding NADH-quinone oxidoreductase subunit NuoH, giving the protein MSNYIESMGQLWGPLMVLGQIGLFTLVLLLSIAFLLLLDRKVWAGVMMRKGPNVVGPFGLFQSFADFGKFLLKEIVIPAGANKFVFLFAPILTCTLAFAAWSAIPVAPGTVSGTSWVISNLNVGILYLFAISSLGVYGIIMGGWASNSKYPFLGALRSAAQMVSYEVSIGFVIITVILMVGSMNLTDIVNNQDGGFWNWHVLAFQNFPLVIVMVPMFVIFFVSALAETNRPPFDLPEAESELVAGYQVEYGSTPYLLFMLGEYLNIVLMCSMMTILFLGGWHGPIALGDDFARDHPFLTSFSGLFWFMFKTFFFFFLFAMVKAIVPRYRYDQLMRLGWKIFLPTSLVAVLVVAGYVAYMGVQS; this is encoded by the coding sequence ATGAGTAACTATATCGAGTCTATGGGACAGCTCTGGGGCCCTCTGATGGTCCTCGGCCAGATCGGCCTCTTCACGCTGGTCCTGCTTCTCTCGATCGCATTCCTTCTGCTGCTCGACCGCAAGGTCTGGGCCGGTGTGATGATGCGGAAAGGCCCGAACGTGGTCGGCCCGTTCGGCTTGTTTCAGTCCTTTGCGGACTTCGGGAAGTTCCTTCTCAAGGAGATCGTTATCCCGGCAGGGGCGAACAAGTTCGTCTTCCTGTTCGCGCCGATTCTGACCTGTACGCTGGCTTTCGCCGCCTGGTCTGCGATCCCGGTCGCGCCGGGCACCGTCAGCGGCACCAGCTGGGTGATTTCGAACCTGAACGTCGGGATCCTTTACCTCTTCGCGATCAGCTCCCTCGGTGTCTACGGCATCATCATGGGCGGCTGGGCCTCGAACTCGAAATACCCGTTCCTGGGCGCGCTGCGCTCTGCGGCGCAGATGGTCTCTTATGAAGTCTCCATCGGCTTCGTGATCATCACGGTGATCCTGATGGTTGGGTCCATGAACCTGACCGACATTGTGAACAATCAGGATGGCGGCTTCTGGAACTGGCACGTCCTGGCGTTCCAGAACTTCCCGCTGGTCATTGTGATGGTGCCGATGTTCGTCATCTTCTTCGTCTCGGCGCTGGCGGAAACCAACCGCCCGCCGTTTGACCTGCCGGAAGCGGAATCCGAACTCGTTGCCGGTTATCAGGTCGAGTATGGCTCCACGCCGTACCTGCTCTTCATGCTGGGTGAGTATCTGAACATCGTCCTGATGTGCTCGATGATGACGATCCTTTTCCTGGGCGGCTGGCATGGCCCGATCGCCCTGGGTGATGATTTCGCCCGCGACCATCCGTTCCTGACCAGCTTCTCCGGGCTGTTCTGGTTCATGTTCAAGACCTTCTTCTTCTTCTTCCTCTTCGCCATGGTGAAGGCCATCGTGCCGCGCTACCGCTATGACCAGCTGATGCGCCTTGGCTGGAAGATCTTCCTGCCGACATCGCTGGTGGCCGTTCTCGTGGTCGCAGGATACGTCGCTTACATGGGAGTGCAGTCATGA
- a CDS encoding NADH-quinone oxidoreductase subunit J: protein MAFYAFCVIAFVTVISALMVIRARNPVHSVLWLILTFFSSAGLFVLIGAEFLAMLLVVVYVGAVAVLFLFVVMMLDVDFVELKDGTLRYWPFAILVGIVFASEIVMASVFGVHSLPDAFDAAPGADTNAEAIGQVMYTDYLLLFQLAGVVLLIAMIGAIVLTLRHRPETKRQNIAKQTSRRRGDAYELKDPKPGQGI, encoded by the coding sequence GTGGCATTCTACGCTTTCTGTGTGATCGCCTTTGTGACGGTTATCTCCGCACTGATGGTGATCCGTGCGCGGAACCCTGTTCACTCGGTATTGTGGCTGATCCTGACCTTCTTCTCATCGGCAGGACTGTTCGTCCTGATCGGGGCAGAATTTCTCGCCATGCTTCTGGTCGTCGTCTATGTCGGCGCCGTTGCGGTGCTGTTCCTGTTCGTCGTCATGATGCTGGATGTAGACTTCGTGGAATTGAAGGATGGTACGCTTCGCTATTGGCCATTCGCGATCCTTGTCGGCATCGTGTTTGCGTCCGAGATTGTGATGGCATCTGTGTTCGGCGTGCACTCGCTGCCGGATGCGTTCGACGCGGCGCCGGGCGCCGACACGAACGCCGAGGCCATCGGGCAGGTCATGTACACAGACTATCTGCTGCTGTTCCAGCTGGCTGGTGTCGTCCTGCTCATTGCCATGATCGGTGCCATCGTGCTCACGCTGCGCCACCGTCCGGAAACCAAACGCCAGAACATTGCCAAGCAGACGTCCCGCCGCCGCGGCGATGCCTATGAACTGAAGGACCCCAAGCCGGGGCAGGGGATCTGA
- the nuoK gene encoding NADH-quinone oxidoreductase subunit NuoK encodes MELGLSHYLAVSAALFTIGVVGIFVNRKNIIVILMAIELILLSVNLNLVAFSVFSGTIAGQIFAMLVLTVAAAEAAVGLAILVVYFRNRGDIAVENVDLMKG; translated from the coding sequence ATGGAACTCGGTCTTTCCCATTATCTCGCGGTGTCAGCCGCCCTGTTTACGATTGGTGTCGTCGGCATCTTCGTGAACCGGAAGAACATCATCGTCATCCTGATGGCGATTGAGCTGATCCTGCTTTCTGTGAACCTGAACCTGGTGGCTTTTTCAGTCTTCTCAGGCACCATCGCAGGGCAGATCTTCGCCATGCTCGTGCTGACTGTCGCTGCCGCCGAGGCCGCCGTCGGTCTTGCCATCCTGGTCGTCTACTTCCGGAACCGCGGTGATATCGCGGTCGAGAACGTAGACCTGATGAAAGGCTAG
- a CDS encoding NADH-quinone oxidoreductase subunit M produces the protein MGGFPILSALTFLPLVGALIIMAVRAATAGSSSSETANEGRTALLAGLVISGATFLVSLAAFFYYDPSTPGYQLVEQHVWYASISYKLGIDGLSLPLILLTTFLTPICLLASWNSIHTRVTEYVVAFLVLETFMIGVFTALDLVLFYIFFEAGLIPMFLIIGIWGGKDKIYAAFKFFLYTLLGSLLMLVAVVYMYITAGSSDFEVLEKFAFDPHVQTWLWLAFMASFAVKLPMWPVHTWLPDAHVQAPTAGSVILAGVLLKMGGYGFLRFSLPMFPDASHLFQPAMFALAVIAIIYTSLVAWRQTDMKKLIAYSSVAHMGFVTLGVFSFTEVGVQGAIFQMISHGFISAALFLIVGVVYDRMHTREIAAYGGLVHKMPVYATLFMLFTMANVGLPGTSGFIGEILTMVGGFQASTWAASGAALGVIFSAVYMLTLYRRTVFGQITNPDLNGLKDMNRIELVTIVPLALLTLLFGVAPNLIFNLTEGAALSILSLMAGG, from the coding sequence ATGGGCGGGTTTCCCATTCTATCGGCGCTGACCTTCCTGCCGCTGGTTGGCGCACTGATCATCATGGCCGTGCGCGCTGCCACGGCTGGCAGCAGCTCGTCCGAGACGGCCAATGAGGGCCGCACAGCGCTCCTGGCGGGGCTTGTGATTTCCGGCGCGACCTTCCTGGTCTCGCTGGCGGCGTTCTTCTATTACGATCCGTCGACGCCGGGCTATCAGCTGGTGGAACAGCATGTCTGGTACGCGTCGATCAGCTACAAACTGGGCATCGACGGCCTGTCGCTGCCGCTGATCCTGCTGACGACCTTCCTGACACCGATCTGCCTTCTCGCAAGCTGGAACTCGATTCACACCCGCGTGACCGAATATGTGGTCGCTTTCCTGGTGTTGGAGACCTTTATGATCGGCGTGTTCACTGCGCTCGATCTGGTCCTGTTCTACATCTTCTTCGAAGCCGGCCTGATCCCGATGTTCCTGATCATCGGCATCTGGGGTGGCAAGGACAAGATCTACGCCGCGTTCAAGTTCTTCCTCTACACGCTGCTCGGCTCGCTGCTGATGCTGGTTGCTGTCGTGTACATGTACATCACGGCAGGCAGCTCCGACTTCGAAGTGCTGGAGAAGTTCGCCTTTGACCCGCACGTGCAGACCTGGCTCTGGCTGGCCTTCATGGCATCCTTTGCAGTGAAACTGCCGATGTGGCCGGTCCACACCTGGCTTCCGGATGCGCACGTTCAGGCGCCGACAGCTGGCTCGGTCATTCTGGCAGGCGTTCTGCTGAAGATGGGCGGCTACGGTTTCCTGCGTTTCTCACTGCCGATGTTCCCGGATGCGAGCCATCTGTTCCAGCCGGCGATGTTTGCGCTGGCGGTCATCGCCATCATTTACACTTCGCTGGTGGCGTGGCGCCAGACCGACATGAAGAAGCTCATCGCTTACTCCTCTGTCGCTCACATGGGCTTCGTGACGCTCGGCGTGTTCTCCTTCACCGAGGTCGGTGTGCAGGGCGCCATTTTCCAGATGATCAGCCACGGCTTTATCTCTGCGGCGCTCTTCCTGATCGTCGGTGTGGTCTATGACCGTATGCACACCCGCGAAATCGCGGCCTATGGCGGCCTCGTGCACAAGATGCCGGTCTACGCCACCTTGTTCATGCTGTTCACGATGGCAAACGTCGGCCTGCCAGGCACGTCCGGCTTTATCGGTGAGATCCTCACCATGGTCGGCGGCTTCCAGGCCTCCACCTGGGCGGCGTCTGGTGCAGCCCTCGGCGTGATCTTCTCGGCTGTCTACATGCTGACGCTCTACCGGCGCACCGTGTTCGGCCAGATCACCAATCCGGACCTCAATGGCCTCAAGGACATGAACCGGATCGAACTTGTTACTATCGTCCCATTGGCGCTGCTGACGCTGCTATTCGGTGTCGCGCCCAACCTGATCTTTAACCTGACCGAGGGCGCTGCGCTGAGCATTCTCTCGTTGATGGCCGGAGGCTGA
- the nuoN gene encoding NADH-quinone oxidoreductase subunit NuoN, whose amino-acid sequence MLDFTAMTLAIGPELWLAATGLIGVLLGALLKDKFNGLSFKFGALVLFAAAGIAAMTYQGGEAFNGLVETNSFVNFAKIVSFIVGGLALVMSEGFLKRHETARYEYALLTIFASLGIGIILSAANLMTLYMGIETLSLSSYVLAAFHRDSARSSEAGLKYVILGSLASGMLLYGASLVYGFSGTTFYAGIAAAEPSVGLMFGMVLMIVGLAFKVSAAPMHIWTPDVYEGAPTPVGAFFGAAPKMAAMVVFANVMFQVFGDEMDQWQLIVAIISGLSMLIGAFGGLTQTNIKRLLGYSSIANVGYAMVAVAAGKDLGAGPLLTFMTLYVVSSLGLFAAVLAMRRQGGMVEGISELGGLMTKRPWLAIALSVLIWSVAGLPPFGGFLGKWVVLEAGVGAGLYPLAIILVISSVVSLGYYLRLIKIMWFDEPTERFEAIDGSVTLVVLASSLFVVVFMVFFFLLSGWANQAALGITA is encoded by the coding sequence ATGCTCGACTTCACTGCCATGACCCTGGCGATCGGGCCGGAACTCTGGCTCGCTGCCACAGGATTGATCGGCGTGCTGCTTGGCGCGCTGCTCAAGGACAAATTCAACGGCCTGTCATTCAAGTTCGGCGCGCTCGTGCTGTTTGCCGCAGCGGGTATTGCCGCCATGACCTATCAGGGCGGCGAGGCGTTTAACGGCCTTGTGGAAACCAACAGTTTCGTCAATTTCGCCAAGATCGTTTCGTTTATCGTCGGCGGCCTGGCGCTCGTTATGTCGGAAGGCTTCCTCAAGCGCCACGAAACGGCACGCTACGAATATGCGCTGCTGACCATTTTTGCTTCCCTTGGCATAGGCATCATCCTGTCGGCAGCAAACCTGATGACCCTCTATATGGGCATCGAGACCCTCAGCCTGTCGTCTTACGTGCTGGCGGCGTTCCACCGGGATTCAGCCCGTTCTTCGGAAGCGGGTCTGAAATATGTGATCCTCGGATCGCTCGCCTCCGGCATGCTGCTCTATGGCGCCTCGCTGGTTTACGGCTTCTCCGGAACGACCTTCTATGCCGGGATTGCGGCTGCAGAGCCGTCTGTCGGCCTGATGTTCGGCATGGTGCTGATGATTGTCGGGCTTGCTTTCAAGGTCTCGGCAGCTCCGATGCACATCTGGACGCCGGACGTTTATGAAGGCGCCCCGACGCCGGTCGGTGCCTTCTTCGGCGCTGCGCCGAAAATGGCCGCCATGGTCGTGTTTGCAAATGTGATGTTCCAGGTCTTCGGTGACGAGATGGATCAGTGGCAGCTGATCGTCGCGATTATCTCTGGCCTCTCGATGCTGATTGGTGCTTTCGGCGGCCTGACGCAGACCAATATCAAGCGGCTGCTGGGCTATTCCTCGATTGCCAATGTCGGCTATGCGATGGTGGCCGTTGCGGCGGGTAAGGATCTGGGCGCCGGTCCGCTGCTCACCTTCATGACGCTTTACGTCGTCTCGTCGCTCGGCCTGTTTGCGGCTGTGCTGGCCATGCGCCGTCAGGGCGGCATGGTGGAAGGGATTTCCGAACTTGGCGGCCTGATGACCAAGCGCCCGTGGCTGGCGATTGCTCTGTCTGTCCTGATCTGGTCTGTTGCAGGCCTGCCGCCTTTTGGTGGCTTCCTCGGGAAGTGGGTCGTGCTGGAAGCGGGCGTTGGCGCGGGGCTCTACCCGCTCGCCATCATCCTCGTGATCTCTTCGGTGGTGTCGCTTGGCTACTATCTGCGCCTGATCAAGATCATGTGGTTCGATGAACCCACCGAACGGTTCGAAGCGATTGATGGCTCTGTCACCCTGGTTGTGCTGGCATCGTCACTGTTCGTGGTCGTGTTCATGGTCTTCTTCTTCCTGCTCAGCGGGTGGGCGAATCAGGCCGCGTTGGGGATCACGGCTTGA
- a CDS encoding ribonuclease J: MPDTAQTKDELVFLPLGGCGEIGMNLNAYGYGPPEARRWILADLGVTFGGEDTPGVDLICADPDYLIGEHIDAVFLTHAHEDHIGAVGLIYPRLGINVPIYATPFTAELVRSKMEERGVDTDVLKTISMGGKVQAGPFEVTYVTLTHSIPEPNALAIRTPAGVVLHTGDWKIDPDPQIGSTTDVEGLTALGDEGVLAMVCDSTNVFEEGEAGSEETVRQGLVELIAAQKTGAVAVTTFASNVARVKSIIDAATQADRHVCLVGRSMHKITNAAKAVGILPPKLEFVDEGEAGHFPPENILYLCTGSQGEPRAALSRIARGDHRHVALREGDTVIFSSRQIPGNEKGIFALQNGLAEQGIRVITPRMVPQKIHVSGHPCRDELRRMYQWVRPRISVPVHGERRHIMEHAAYARSLQVAEAITPRNGSLVRLAPGPAEILDEVPNGRLFLDGKQLVPEGAQGIQERRKLSWNGIIFASVSLDERGDIVDGPVVVVKGFSEPDGRLADESLESLEEAADIAVSGLKRKNRFDDDAVERAIGRALRKAAETAYGMRPMIEVVVLRT, from the coding sequence ATGCCCGATACAGCGCAAACCAAGGACGAACTCGTTTTCCTGCCACTCGGTGGCTGCGGCGAAATCGGCATGAACCTCAACGCCTACGGCTATGGACCGCCAGAGGCGCGCCGCTGGATTCTTGCCGATCTCGGCGTGACGTTCGGCGGAGAAGACACGCCCGGCGTCGACCTGATCTGTGCGGATCCGGATTACCTGATCGGCGAACACATCGATGCGGTATTTCTCACGCACGCCCATGAAGACCATATTGGCGCCGTCGGCCTGATCTATCCCCGCCTTGGAATAAACGTGCCGATCTATGCGACGCCGTTTACCGCTGAACTCGTCCGTTCAAAGATGGAAGAGCGCGGTGTCGATACGGATGTCCTGAAGACGATCTCCATGGGTGGTAAGGTTCAGGCCGGGCCGTTCGAAGTGACCTATGTGACGCTGACCCACTCCATTCCGGAACCGAACGCGCTGGCGATCCGAACCCCTGCGGGGGTTGTGCTGCACACAGGCGACTGGAAGATCGACCCGGATCCGCAAATCGGTTCGACTACGGATGTTGAAGGTCTCACCGCGCTGGGTGATGAAGGCGTTCTCGCCATGGTCTGTGATTCCACGAACGTGTTCGAGGAAGGCGAGGCCGGTTCCGAAGAAACTGTCCGCCAGGGGCTGGTCGAACTGATCGCAGCGCAGAAAACCGGCGCTGTGGCTGTGACGACCTTTGCCTCTAATGTTGCCCGCGTGAAATCTATCATCGATGCCGCGACGCAGGCCGATCGCCATGTCTGTCTTGTCGGGCGCAGCATGCACAAGATCACCAATGCGGCGAAAGCCGTTGGCATTCTGCCGCCAAAACTCGAATTCGTGGACGAGGGGGAGGCAGGGCACTTCCCGCCGGAAAACATTCTCTATCTCTGCACCGGTAGTCAGGGAGAGCCCCGGGCTGCGCTGTCACGCATCGCGCGCGGTGACCACCGTCATGTGGCCTTGCGCGAAGGGGACACGGTGATTTTCTCCTCCCGCCAGATTCCGGGGAACGAGAAGGGTATCTTCGCCCTCCAGAACGGTTTGGCGGAGCAGGGCATTCGCGTCATCACCCCGCGCATGGTGCCGCAGAAAATTCACGTCTCCGGCCACCCGTGCCGGGATGAGCTGCGCCGGATGTACCAATGGGTGCGGCCGCGTATTTCGGTGCCTGTGCACGGTGAACGCCGGCACATCATGGAACACGCGGCCTATGCCAGATCCCTGCAGGTGGCCGAGGCCATCACGCCTCGCAATGGCAGCCTCGTGCGCCTCGCGCCGGGGCCTGCCGAAATTCTGGACGAGGTGCCGAACGGCCGCCTGTTCCTGGATGGCAAGCAGTTGGTGCCGGAAGGCGCGCAGGGTATTCAGGAGCGCCGCAAGCTGTCATGGAACGGGATCATTTTTGCGTCCGTTTCCCTCGACGAGCGGGGCGATATTGTCGACGGGCCGGTTGTTGTCGTGAAAGGCTTTTCCGAGCCTGACGGACGGCTTGCGGATGAAAGCCTTGAATCTCTGGAAGAGGCAGCCGACATTGCTGTAAGTGGCCTGAAACGCAAGAACCGCTTCGATGACGACGCGGTGGAACGTGCGATCGGCCGCGCGCTTCGAAAGGCCGCAGAGACAGCCTATGGCATGCGCCCGATGATCGAAGTCGTTGTTTTGAGGACCTGA